A single Deltaproteobacteria bacterium DNA region contains:
- a CDS encoding cytochrome C: MLKRVLIAAVGLCFLIGCQMLEKRASIIKVPEVAPGATYVGSEACLECHEDFANDRHNNVHMRIASFEAYGYQHGCEGCHGPGSVHVDEDGEPEKILRFGKDGLAADEVAGVCTTCHQAGAQMNWANSEHALSDVTCTSCHNIHNNPEKHLLAEKEIDLCASCHTSQKAKMYYMSHHPLKEGKMTCDSCHQPHGTQTGADGMLKTDERLNDLCLKCHTRYQGPFVFEHAPVSESCLECHEPHGTVANNLLKQNEPFLCLQCHEAHFHANREGTIGDLTRGGVMDAYNDLTPHTVRGKDPHDWSRGMLTKCTTCHQSIHGSDLPSQAGAGLGAGLTR; the protein is encoded by the coding sequence ATGCTAAAAAGAGTCTTGATTGCCGCAGTCGGTCTTTGCTTTTTGATCGGCTGTCAGATGCTGGAAAAAAGGGCCAGTATCATCAAGGTGCCGGAAGTGGCGCCCGGGGCAACATACGTAGGCAGCGAAGCCTGTTTGGAATGTCACGAAGACTTTGCCAATGATCGGCATAACAATGTTCATATGCGCATTGCGTCTTTTGAGGCATATGGCTACCAGCATGGCTGTGAAGGCTGCCACGGGCCAGGGTCCGTACACGTGGATGAGGACGGTGAGCCGGAGAAGATCTTGCGCTTCGGTAAAGATGGGCTGGCCGCTGATGAAGTTGCCGGGGTCTGCACTACCTGTCATCAGGCCGGGGCCCAGATGAACTGGGCAAACTCAGAGCATGCCCTGAGTGACGTAACTTGCACTTCCTGCCACAATATCCACAATAATCCAGAAAAACACCTCCTGGCTGAGAAGGAAATAGATCTCTGTGCCTCCTGCCATACATCTCAGAAGGCAAAGATGTATTATATGTCTCACCATCCCTTGAAAGAAGGGAAAATGACATGCGATAGCTGTCACCAGCCTCACGGTACACAGACCGGGGCCGACGGCATGCTTAAGACCGACGAAAGGCTCAACGACCTGTGCCTTAAATGCCATACCCGTTATCAGGGACCGTTCGTCTTTGAGCATGCCCCTGTTTCAGAAAGCTGCCTTGAGTGTCATGAACCCCACGGGACCGTGGCAAACAACCTCCTGAAGCAGAATGAGCCCTTCCTGTGCCTGCAGTGTCATGAAGCACACTTCCATGCCAACAGGGAAGGCACGATTGGCGACCTTACGAGAGGTGGTGTCATGGATGCATATAACGACCTGACGCCACATACCGTCAGGGGTAAAGATCCTCATGACTGGTCCCGCGGAATGCTGACAAAATGTACTACTTGTCACCAGTCAATTCACGGCAGTGATTTGCCATCGCAGGCAGGTGCGGGCCTCGGCGCCGGCCTGACACGCTGA